The DNA window GTGATATCAGCTTTTACGTTAGTGATGTATTAATGTGGTCTGTAAAATGGGATGTGCATTGGTGGATGTAACTGAAGGTCTGACAACTGGATTATTGAAATTTCAATATCAGGCTAGTATTGAAATGGTTATCCAATGGTTGTCTTTAGGTTTGGTCACACTGATATTGTActtcaaaattttgttctcaAAGCCCTTTAGGTTGCTGTAAATTAGTCCAACGATTTGCAGAAGGTCTACAACAGAGTCTACTCATAGCACCTCATTTTTTTCGTACTCCACTATTGATTAACTTTTGTTCTTACAATGTGGGTGTTGAAACTGATAcggttttggtttaaggttcGATATGATTttcctgtttttcttttctaaatttaaGTTCTTGGGCTGTCCAGTTCATTGATGTGAATGTAAAGAGGATACTAATTTCAGATGCAAGGGAGTGTGGGTGTTTTCAAGTTAAAAACGTTTTTTGCTGAGCTTTCCGTATCAATTGGTTGTGGCTGTAGAATTGTCTAAGTATGGGTTGCACTGGTATGTTGTCATTGAGTGTTGGGGTTTCCCATCTAGGTGGTTTTCAATGTAATAATTTTCATCCATGTACCTGTCCTTactctttaaattttaaattttattctgCTGCATTATTGTTATGTGTTCTATTGCATGACTAAACTTTACTGCTAAGCTCTTATTGCAAATAAGAAAAGAATCTGTACTGAGAAGCTTCCATTTCTTTCTGGTACAATGGAAGCATGATACTTTTGTTTGATGTTTCTCTTTCAGTTTCCATACCTTTGTTGTAATAATCATTTTATGTGCATGGGTCGTTCAACTTATAATTTCATGCTATGAGCCTATGACTTGGGACTTATTATCCTTTACCCCATCTGTGAAACATTGTTGAAGTTGTGTCCAATAACTAAATATTTCAATTTGAATTTGGCTGATTGTTGGATTTTTATTCTGATATTTTtcccttgtgtgtgtgtgtgtgtgcatgcacGCAGATGCGCATgtactttttttccccttaaagcTGGTGGTTGGTCAGAAAATGACACTCCTTTTTCTTCTGCCTTGCCCTTCGTAAAGTCAGCTATCACTTATCATAAGTAGTTTATGTTTTGCAGGATTCTCAGTTTGCAAGATATGGTGGCTGATCAGCCTCAGCACCCTACGGTCCTCCAAAAGGTCACCGGGCAGCTAAATCTTGGATCGAGTCTTTGCCATAATGCTAGGCCGGCAATGTACCAGAGGCGTTTTGCCTTTGGTAACTATTGCAATGCGGAAGTGCAGGGCCCATTGATGCAGTCATGCAATGGGAACATGGATCTGTCCATGGTCACCTCTGCTGCTTCACCAGTCTTTGTCCAGGCCCCCAAGGAGAAAAACTTCACCAACTTTGCTATTGATTTCCTCATGGGTGGAGTATCTGCAGCTGTATCCAAGACAGCAGCTGCACCTATAGAGCGTGTTAAGCTTTTGATTCAGAACCAAGATGAAATGATCAAGGCTGGTCGTCTTTCTGAGCCCTACAAGGGTATTGGGGACTGTTTCAGCCGGACAATGAAGGATGAAGGGGTCATGTCATTGTGGAGAGGGAACACTGCAAATGTCATCCGTTATTTCCCTACACAGGTTGAATATTTTTCTACTGTAGTACTGGTGGATCTTTTTATCTAAAAATATTTGCGTTTTTAACACTTCAAATTTGCGCCAGGCCTTGAACTTTGCCTTTAAGGATTACTTCAAGAGGTTGTTTAATTTCAAGAAAGAGAAGGATGGATACTGGACATGGTTCGCAGGCAACTTGGCTTCCGGTGGTGGTGCTGGTGCCTCGTCTTTGCTATTTGTCTATTCCCTGGACTATGCTAGAACCCGTCTCGCTAATGATTCTAAGGCAgcaaagaaaggaggagagagacaatTTAATGGTCTGGTCGATGTCTACAGAAAGACACTCAAATCTGATGGTATTGCTGGGCTTTACCGTGGATTCAACATCTCATGTGTTGGAATCATTGTTTACCGTGGTCTATACTTCGGATTGTATGATTCTTTGAAGCCAGTCGTTCTCACTGGAAGCTTGGAGGTTTGTGACTCCTGGTCTATCTGTTTAGAatgcaatattttattttatttgggtaaTGTTATTTTAGGTATGCTTGTTGAAATATGGTAAATTAGATGTCTCATTGACTGCTGAGGATGCAAATATTGTGTTGGATATCAGCCTGTTTGGTGGTTATGACACTTGTAGAAGTATTTTGGTGGTAATAAAGAATCATGCTCGAGGAGAGTTTTCTGGAAAATCTGCTAGTTACTGTCCCTACCAATGCCTTTTACTTGACTGGGGCTTCTCTCAATTTGTTGATGGAAAAAAATTTTTGTAAATTGGACAAAAATATAAAGCATCTGTGAAATTACTGGTGGACTGATATAATTGCTGGATTACTTGCAGTTAAATTATAAAAGATTTCATGATGGTCATGCTTTACCCTGCAAAGCTGGCTTCTTTGTGCCATTACATTATAGTTTTATTGCATTTGTGTTCACAACTTGGTGCTTACTAATTCAAATTGTGTTCTGATGATTTCAGGATAGTTTCTTTGCTAGCTTTGCATTGGGTTGGCTTATCACCAATGGTGCTGGTCTTGCATCCTACCCGATTGACACTGTTCGTAGAAGAATGATGATGACGTCTGGTGAAGCCGTCAAGTACAAGGGCTCACTGGATGCTTTCTCacaaattttgaagaatgagGGACCCAAATCTCTGTTCAAGGGTGCAGGAGCAAACGTTCTCCGTGCAGTTGCAGGTGCCGGTGTGCTTGCCGGTTATGACAAGCTGCAGTTAATCGTTTTTGGAAAGAAGTATGGGTCTGGTGGCGGCTAATTTGACTTTTGTCTCTAAATATGTTGATGAAAAACTTAATTGAGTTCCTGATGAGAATTTGCGCAGgcaaatttttgtttttcttgaatAATGTAGTTTCAGAGGAAGAGATTGAGAGGGAGTTTCTCCTAAACCATTTCGGTTGGATTCTTTTGGTTGTCATAAACTTGATACTTGTCGGAGAAGTTGCAAGGGATGTCTCCGagcattttatgttttttcagaAAGATATTTATAATTGCGATTACTTTTTCATTAGAATCGGTAGACTTCCTAAATGTTTCTGTTTCCATCGGATTAATGAGTGGTTTCTTGATGTTTCTACAAAGTGCCTTAAAGACTAAACTATGAAATGAACTTGATATTCTGCTAGTCCTGAGCGTTGACCAAGCTGGAGTGTTTGGGCTCGTTCCCAATATGGAATAGCCATCCATGAGAGAATTTCATGCTAGGACTTTGCCCGACCTCAAGTTTTCGAGGTCAGAGAGATATTCATATTACCCCGCTGAGAGCCTGAGAGTTGGCTCAGAGAGCTGAGGGGTCTCCAATTCTTTTCCCTGGCTGTTTGTGTCACAACCGTTGGATTAGAACAGAACATGTGTCGAAGGAGTTGATAAAGAATTGATGGGTGAAGAATAAGGGCCGTTAGATAACGTttcgtttctgttgtttctgttctAACCTAAAAAGTGTGTTTGATAAATTCGTTCCGTCtctcttgtttttagaaacataaatcaaaatttatatcaatttctgtgatttgtgatttgtttCGCTGTTTCTGAAAACGAATGAATCCTTGCTCGACAAAGGAGTTTAGCATCACCATCGTCTCCGCCACTGAAATTGTGCAACTACAAGAGGAAGATTTGGGGCCGTCTCCGCCACTGATATTGTGCAGCTGCAGGAggaggatttggggttttggtgtTTTGGATGCATCTGGAGTCCTGTATAACTGCTTGTTTccatggatctaaggtttacgGACCTGAtcctggtcttcttcttcttcgtcgtgGTTCCAGTCTTCGGCCTCATTTTTTTCATCCGTCGGAAACCGAAGCTTGCGGTTGGCAGGAGGGAGGAGAtcctggtcttcttcttcttcgtcatgGTTTTAGTAACCTGGGGCTCGTTTTTTTCGTCCGTCAGAAACCGAAGCTTGCGGTTGCCAGGAGGGAGGAGATCATTTCTCAGTTGTCGTTTTGGCATCTAAAGAGGCCGCTAGGGCTGAACTCGAGGCTTCGATTGAGTACGGCGTCACTGTTTCCGTTGCTCGGGAGTTTCAGTGCACCGTCTGTTTTTTCCCGCCTCCGTCTGATGCTATCGACAATTGAAAAAACGAAGCAGACATGTTCGAAGGAATCAGAGCCCAATTTCCTCTATCCTTCAGGAAGCAAACGAAATCGCAAGCTCCTCTCGAATCCTTCCACAATGCCACTCGCAGAAATGTGGAAccctcatcctcttcttctctttctagcaaaggcttcccttctctctcatcctcCTCTAAGGCCTTGTTAAACGAATTCAAAAACAAGGGCTCCAAAGGCCGAAAACTTGAGTCCAATGATGCTAATGTTGAGCCAAGAAAACCCAATTCTACGgctgaagaaaaagaagatgaaggtcgAGAGGATGATGATGGGGCAACAGTCGAGAGATA is part of the Macadamia integrifolia cultivar HAES 741 chromosome 9, SCU_Mint_v3, whole genome shotgun sequence genome and encodes:
- the LOC122089345 gene encoding ADP,ATP carrier protein 1, mitochondrial-like, with the translated sequence MVADQPQHPTVLQKVTGQLNLGSSLCHNARPAMYQRRFAFGNYCNAEVQGPLMQSCNGNMDLSMVTSAASPVFVQAPKEKNFTNFAIDFLMGGVSAAVSKTAAAPIERVKLLIQNQDEMIKAGRLSEPYKGIGDCFSRTMKDEGVMSLWRGNTANVIRYFPTQALNFAFKDYFKRLFNFKKEKDGYWTWFAGNLASGGGAGASSLLFVYSLDYARTRLANDSKAAKKGGERQFNGLVDVYRKTLKSDGIAGLYRGFNISCVGIIVYRGLYFGLYDSLKPVVLTGSLEDSFFASFALGWLITNGAGLASYPIDTVRRRMMMTSGEAVKYKGSLDAFSQILKNEGPKSLFKGAGANVLRAVAGAGVLAGYDKLQLIVFGKKYGSGGG